tcTTGACTTCTATCTCTTCTCACATTTGCTCTATAGCACTTCTAAAATCTGATTATTGTGCTTGTGCGCATGCAACCATATGCAATAATGGAAGGGCAATATGGTACAAGTAAGCTAGAATCACATGGGGTCAATCATACTACCCTCTTGCTCGAGCCTGGTCCAGAAAATTGTTGCGGGATTCTAGCCAAGCCTAAGTCCACAAAATCTCTATAAGCTCTGACCAAGCCTGATTCAGCCTGAACCTGAGCCCAGCCTGAAGTCCAAACAGGACCTAACCTCAATGAGCCAACTGGCTCAAACACGCTGGGTTCCAAATCAAACCCGCCTACTTTTTTTTTCCCTCCACCACCACCCTCTCTCTCTTAGTGGATGAAGGTAGGTTAAAGCGCTTCGATAGTCAGCAGAGGAGAGGAATAGAAAGTTGGTAGTCCCCTGGTGGGAGAGATTGACAAAGGTGGAGTAGAAGGGTAGGCAGAGTGGTAGAAGGGGAGGTGAAGgagcaaaaagagagagagaaaaagtgagGGGGAGAGAAGAGGAAGTGGAAGAGAGGAAAGATAGCTGGTCGCCCCATTAGTGGGAGAGTTTGAAGAAGTAGAAGGGGAGTAGTAGGAAGCGTGGAGCAGGGGACCTAAAGTAGAAAAAAGGGAGAGCATGAGTAGATACAAGGAAATTAGGGTTCTATTTTAAGGATATTCGATCCCATCCATCCATTCCGAATGGATGATCAAGATTAAAACATATCAAATAaagtagaatataattttataaattaattaaatattatttgggTTTCATACTAGGCTTGGATCAGGCTGAGGACCTACCAAAACCAGCCTCAAATTGTTTTGAGCTTAATTCTTGGGCTCGAGCTCTGGCCAAATCTACAAATGTCCAGGCCTACAAGACGAACCCATGTCGGTCTAACCTAATAGGCTTTCACACTAGCTTGGACAACATTTCCATCCATATATCTGGTCCCATTGTCAATTGTATTGCCTTGTACTACCCAATACAGGGCATATCATTCTATACCAAGTGGGAACTGTTATGAAACTCAAATTTGGATCAGGATATATCTCGTAGTACCATGTATCGCCCCATACATATACCTTGTATCGAGACATACTGAAGCATGTACCGACCCATCCCGAGGCTGGTATATCGAGTTGTGCCAATATAAAAAGTGAGAAAAATGACTAGAAGGATATTTTGGTATTGGGATGCATACCATACTGTATCGACCATACTGTATCAAACTAGTAAAGTACCAATACAATACTTGTTTGATTGCGGACCTTGTCTAGTCCACTAAATTATCCCAAttatatctaattaaaataaacTCAGCTATAGGTCACATGAAAAAAAATAGTTGATGTATGCaccaaacccatgtcaagtcgcACGCTATGAATCTATCTTCTCCTAACTTTAGTGCATAGGTTGCACTTATCAAATGCTCCCTTCTTCCTAAGTCAGCCTTGCCCATGGATATCATATTTTGCCTAAAGCACGAAACTCATATTAGATACCCCAATCTTCCCTTTAGGAAACTTGACACCATACATACCAATGCACATCAAAGCAAAACGAATGTGTCTAAcctctctcctaagttccttTTCCTAGCTTCAATACTTGCTTGCTAACAAGTATAAGAGCTCTTTCTTTGTATAGAATTGTTTCATAATTCAAGATGATTGAGATTTAGCCGAGTGGCAAATATCCAGCAAATGCAAAAAAAAACCTAGAAGTTCTGCAATAAATTTCAAAAGTATTTCTCTAATATACAAATATGCAATAAATCTACTAAGCACCCTAAGACCCCCTTTGTGATCATTACATCCTCCCATATCCCAATAATTTCTATAGCACAGTAAACATTCTTAATTTTTCTAGCGGATTGCATTGATTCTTGCTCTTCTTCCAACAAAGAAAATCTCCTAGGTGCCAATCTCCTCCCATCCAATCACGTGAACACATTTATTGTGTGGAAGCCTTCTTGCATGATGGAGTATTGGAGTCTCTTGTGTTAACCCTGTGTTTTCAAATTTAGGTCTCTGCATGCTGACAATTTTACTGCATGCACTTAGACCAAGGTTCAATGTCTCCAGCTCTTCAACCATCCAAAGCATAACCAAATAGCAATTATTGTTGTTCATCATTCTTACCTGCCTTCAACGAAACCAACCATAAAATAGTCAATCTCTAGATCAATAATAAAGCCTTAGCTTTCCCCTTAACTAATCTTCTGACATTAGGAACCATACATGGCATGACATTCCGAAGAAAGAAGCATGATGACCTTGGCCTCCCAGGAGAAATCAATCAAAAGGATagccttagactcatctatgaaaCCATAAGCCCAAGTTCCTCTTATATGATTTGACATGCATGTGGATTCCTTTTTGATGCCCTCAACCTACTAGATCCCTAAGCTAACTACATTTATCTGGTTCTAATCCAAAGAAAGCTCAAGACCAAACATTTTGACCTTCATCAACACAAATTGTTTATCACATATGCATCCATCCATGCCTCAAAACATGTCCTTACAGAGTGCATCTTAAGTTCTTGTGAGAACTTTCATCACCTTAATCCCATCAAAACTATTAAAGCTTCTGGCACCATGCTATACTCATTATACtccttttcctttttattttcttgAGCGCACTTGTAGCTTTATGCTACATGTATTGATTTAAAAGATATGATCCTCTGTGAGACCTTGATCTTAAAAATCCTTGTGTTAGTCATATCCATTACCCTTTTTGTAATGACACCTAGTACACATATTGCCCTCAACCTTGCATGCATTTCCATATCTTAGTTGCCAGAATTAGGAGCAAGTGCAGCAGCGGATGCAGGTGTGGGTGCTGGCAAGCAAATACTTTAGAAAACATTTGGAGTAAGGAAGCACTTAGGAAGCGGGGGCTGCTTCAAGATTTTGGGAAGATTCTGAAGCAGGTGTGTTAGTCTAGGTGGAAGATTCCAATAGTTAAGTTCCATCTCATGTCTAATAATGAGTTCAACTATGAGTCCTACTACAACTTAAGTTGTTGCATCTCTTGAACTAGTTTCAAATCCTTCACAAATGAAGCACTTGCTCCACTTAAGGTCAGAGCCCAACCATCAAGAAGATGAGCTAGTCCACCATTGACATCGTCTTGATGATAAGCATAAGAGGATGAACCCATCAACATATATTCAACAAGAACTTGTCCAACTTCATGAATcctaaatagttttcttattcttAGGAAGGCATTGCATCTCCAACACTTTCATGAGCTCTAACCATGTATTTGAGCAAAGAACCTCATTTATGTTGTCAATTTCTTCACTGCTTCAGAAGGTATGATCTAATTCATGACATAAATGTTTGTGGTCTACTTAGATCCTTTTCAAGGTGGGTAGGACTGTTATTATTGACTTtccaatatattaaaataaacttTGGTTTTACTGAATTTTAAGTTCACCATAATATCTCAACTTCAAATTTTGATCCTTTTTCCTCCTCAGTGCCAAAAACCCTAGCATCCTAACACATGAATATAGCCATTCCTATAGCCTGACCTTAGTCTTAAGTCATTATAGCTTGCAATAGAGTATCAAACTTAGATTTAGTTCAAACCAGTGTGAAAGTTAAGGAGTATGAAGCAAACTCATCACAAGCAAATATCTAGTTCAAACCATTGTGAATAGACCATTTCAAGGCAATGGCAGTTTTCCACTCGGCCCTCCAACTCATCAAGTTGCAACTTGTCTGCAATAACAACTCTAATTGCCCTAAGCAATAGTGTTGTCAATAGCTTACTTTGAGATATTATTTCGCCATAGGTCCCTAGACTTGGCCATCCTCACCACATTGTAAGGTTCTCAAAAGAACAAGCTATTTGCAAGCAGCTCATGTTTGGCTCAAAATTGAGCTAGATATTGATTCATTCAAGTAGTAAACGAGTTGAGTATGAATCGAAATCTTTTAACTTAAAAATAAACAACTTGAACACAAACTAGGCTTGCTTCAATTGTGGTCAGCTCAACATAGCTCAAAACACACATATATAAATATTActtcttgatttttttattaattaggattaattgatGTAATAAGTACTACAAATATTTATTTAGAATCAAGATATGCCTAAGCCATCAGATCTTAAGTCTAACAATTGCATTATTTTATGTGAAGGTGCACAATTGTAGCCATTAGATCATAGATTTGATGACTTAGTATCATTGGATAAATGGGTGAAATAAAAGAGGCAAAGCCCAAACTCTCTCCAGCCTCTCACTCTTTCAAACACCATCCCATCCCTCTATTTTCCTCCCTCCAACTATCTTTCTCCctttacctctctctctctttgagttTAGTGTCTTGACTCTTAAAGGCTCAATGGTATTATCCTTGGAACTCCCATTTTGCTGGATGCCATCCCTCAAGTTCTCATGGCTTCCATGGCTCTCTTGAAGCAACTACAACATCAACTACCTCTCTTCCCTCCCCCCACCCCCCAGACTCCCAATTCGAAGCTTGCCATCCATCTCCTATTCTTCCTCCAATCAAGCCCATTCCAATTATCAGGTTGAATCGAGCTCTATTTAGCCGGCTCAACATGAAACAAGCCAAGCATGATCTCTGTATTCCCAACTTAACTCAAGCTCGAACCAAGCTGAGCTGACCATATACAGTATCAAACTGAACTTGAGTTGGCTCATTTACACCCGACTATACTACGCCTAGTCCTCTTCCAACTTGGTTCCATGGTAACCATTGCTCCTCTAGCTTGTCCTTTCCTAACCTAGTTTTAACTTAGGTTTAATATTGGTTATAGAAAAATAGTTACTTCAGCATGCAAGATTATGCAAGAATTCTTGCTTTATGCCCCTACTAGTAATTAGCACTAGAGCACATGCCATATGTCAGACACTAAAGCATGGCATTTAGAGTTTTAGACATTTGGATTCGCTCTCATTATAAGGCATCAAGAGACAAGCAAGTATGACATATGTAAGTATGCTCAAGTTTTTACACAAATATTTTTACTTGCCAGCAACTTCACCACAATCAAAGGAAATATCCTACTTTATGGGCATGTTACTCAGCATATAGCAGCTAGAACACACTAATTGGAATAAATTGGATAGCCGATAGTCCCTTAACTATATTCAACCGCTTATTGATCTATGATTTATTCAAAAAGTACATGCAGTGATTTAGAGACTAGGTTTCCCCCATCATACCGCCAATTACAAATACCAACATACTACAATAATATTCATCCAAAGATTTTCACTGATATTACTATGACAGGAACAAAATATTGGCTCCTTCTCCAAGTTTTGAGGAAAAACCATGTCCTATTTTGTCTCAATTTTACCTATAGTTGAGAGGTTTCTCTTTTTTCAATAATATGTTACTTCTTGTTTCCCTTCTACATTTTCATGACATCTTCCAAAGTTGTTGTTTAAATTACAACTGGCTGCCATCTAGAGCCTGTCAAAAATCTCAACCACATGATTACAAGCTACGTAAGTAATCTGTTGTGTGCAATAACATGTGGCTGAGAAAGCAGAACTTATACCAACCCTAGAGAATAACATTCATAAAAGTACTGTAAAAAAACTAAACTACACAAAATGAAAACAATCAAATTCGAGCATGCATATGCAAAACCAACTAATTAACCATGTAAAGAGGGAATTGTCATGAATTCTAAAGTTAAAGTCAAATACCTTCCACAGACCCATATGAAATACTAGCATCTTCAGGACCTGCAAAAAcagaagaaataaataaataaataaaatataacccAATAAATAATCAAGCAATCATGAGAAGCAACTGCCAGTACTTAGAGGGTGGGGTCGATTGGATGTACTTATGCAGCTAACTTGATCAAATGCAAACCATGAAACAATTAACATACAGCCTATTATTATCAACATCTCAAAAGAGGCGAAAGATAGGAACACAAAATAGTAACATTACTATCTAATTTTGCTGGAGCAAAGGTCCATCAGTTTGTACAACAATACCATAGTCTAAAGACAACAAATTGGTAATAATGATGGAAGCCTAATCTGAGAATAGAACCCAAGTGCTCATAGCGACAACAATTCACAAGTTAAGATAATATCCCATGGACTGcaacttttttgataaatttgttaGGAAAATGATATAGCCATAAACCCATGGTTCCTGTGAACTTGCTTTTcaccataaaattttatgtcatgcTCCATTCACCAATGTTTAGAGTCTGCTCATTCATATATCAACGTTTCAAGTTTAGACAATTCATAGATTTTTTTCTGAGACAGAGCTCTCTCCACTGTTCACTTCTAATGCTTGGCAACAAAACCCAAAATCCTAGGCCAGTGAGCCAGTatataaaaataaacaaagagcTCTCTCTCCAGAAATGATCAAGCAAAGACCTTATCCTATGGCCCATAGTTGCACTACATTTCACTCCTGCTCTAATGTCTTAGAACACTCTCAAAAAGGTAATCGTATTAAAGGGGGAGATCAATGAATTTTCCAAGCATGAAAGAGCATTCCAGTTATGCAAATTTATGACATAGTAGCATTGTGGATGAAGTTACCTAAGGTTAGATCACACTACTGCTCATCAAGCAAATTAGATAAGCTGATGTTAGAAACAGCACAGGATGAAGTAGCATGGGATTTTGATATAACCTTGATAATTTCTATGTTACAGTACATCATAATCTACGAGGAAAAATATGGAAGGCCCATGGCTAAGAAAATAGATATAGCCTACAGGGCCCAAAAACTCATCGTCACTGTAAAGGATTCATTGAAGAAATTCAATAGTTCTTATTTTCACAAAAAATTAAGGAGTTATACTTTTTGAGTTACAACTCTCTGGAGGCAGTTACAATGTAAGACTGAGCAActagaattatattttgaatcaaaaagcAGTTAGGAAAACATAGGCATATAATAAGTAAAATTTGGGGTCTCCAGGCTGTCCAAAAGATTTTAGTCTCAAAAGCATACGCATGCATGTTTCCAGGATGTTCTACAGATATTATATTGTGTCATAAAAAAGCAAGGTCCACGCAAGAAACTGGCCATGGTGTCTTAAGGAATACACTGCCAGCATACTGCAGACATGGTAATAGATGCACTAAAATGcccattttgttaaagaaattattTTGTAGCATAAACATCCCATTAAAAATTAAACAGTTTGTGAAACATGCATGCGATCCACAATTGTTTGGAAAGTCAGGAAATGGATTCCAGCAGAATCACCCTCATATCCTATTCTCAAATCCATGCATTAATTCCCGAGGAAGGGAGGATCATGTTTCCAAATGGCCAAAGTGTCAatcaattcaaaatttcaaaacacCTCTTTTCATCTGTCAACCAATCAACTAAACTCTCCATCAAATCAGAATTCAAAGTTAACAACTCGAACGAGGATCAAATGGACGATACCTTTATCAGAAAACTGCAGGTAAGGGTCAACCTTGGAGGCTGGGGGACTCTTATAAGCTGCGTTCTTGCTCCTCTCCTTGAGCATCTCATCAAGCTCCTTATAGTACGAGATCTTCGCGGCCCCGCTCCCCTTCGCTTGGTGCTTCGCCTTCTTGAACTCCTTCAGCAGGTTTCGCCACTTGTCCGTGCACATGGTCGGCGACCGGTCGAACCCCTTGTCCCTCATCTTCGCCGAGATCTGCTCCCACAAGTGCTTGTTCGACTTGGAGGTATTGAACAGCGCATCCATCTCCCGCCGGAGGCTGATGAGGCTCCGCGTCTCCTCCTGGACCCAGGTCTCAGCCCGCTTCTTGGGCGCCTTCACCTCGTGGTCCTCCCCGCTGCTGTCCGCCAGAATCATCGGCTGCTGCTGGGGTGGCGGCAGGCCGCCATTGCCGGCGACCTGGATCATCATTCCGCGGCCGTCTTCTTTGTAGTAATCACCCGATCGAGGCTTGTCAGACAAGTACATGCTCTTCCTTCTCCCCTGCTCCTCCTCGTCGCCGTCGTCCTCGCGACTCCGGAAGCAAGGGAGGACGGACTGGGAAAGGTATTGGTCTAGAGTGAGGAGAGACATCGGAGGAAGACGGGAAAATTGGTATCAAATTGGACTTCCAGAGGAGCAAAACCCATTTCTCGGATCACTCCAGAACAAGGACCAGTAGAAATCGACAGAATCTtcgtaaaaaagaagaaaaagagatcaaGGCGAAAGGAAAATTTGGGTTTCAGGGACAGGGGGCAAGGAATTTCTAGTTGGGTTTTAGATGGGGTTTAGAGAAGGGGAAGAGAGACCATTTCTTGGGATTAAGGATGAGTTTCAAGATCGAAGGAGATAAAGAGAGGAGGGATTGGGAGGGTTTAGGGGTCGGAAGGTGCGACCTCTCCTCTCCGCTGGAAGTGGGAGATTCGGCGGGGTAGAGGAAAGAGAGGAAGCTGAGGAAGTTTGCGGGAGAGAGTTGGGGCCCCGAGAAGTAGTACTTCGCGTCCGATTCCTAAGGAAAGAATCGCCTACACCTCTTGTCTTAGAAATTTAGGATAATTAATAAATATCCTCTTACATCTTTACTGATTTTACGAATACCtcctatatttaaaatttaaacaatATCAAtactatatttaataaaatattataatttattattttgatctaaaataaatttgagattttcatcaataattatataatattatttttatcatattgaTATCCTCTAATTTCACTTCAATCATGACATGGATAATGAAGAGTCACGTGAGTGCACGATTAAGTATTTCGATCATTTCTCTTATATGTTCGAAAGGTCGTTTTTATCCCTTTTGCTCAGTTCTTCCATAGAATCCATTCGTTTCTTTGAACGTATTCGCTGTATGAATTGATTTCGGACGACAACAAAGAGAGGATTGCTACAATCTACATCTCGTTTTGGTTCAAAAATATAGACGATTTCAATGGTGAGATTCTCTATTTCTCACAGATATGTGTTTTTGCATCTCAGTGCAATAAAATGGTGAtgtctttaatttttatttctttatcgtTCTACATTTCATGAATGTCTATCCTATTTAaccatttatttttttgttcatgcctttgatattttatttgaaaattaggATTTCGAAATTGGGTATCGTTGCCTGCCTGATATAATATTTTGTTAGTGCTTTGCACGTTTTTTATCCCTTTGTTTATTGTTATTGTTATACCATTATGGTCTCAAGCTATGTTTAAGAAGATAATCTAAGGTATACAACTGTGGACTATGAGAATAATGATTTTTGTTTTGTCGTTCATGCAAAAATGGCAAATCAGAATATTGTATCTTTTCAAGTTCATCATATAGAGCAGTTTATTGACATACCCCACAAGAGATATGTAGATGAAAAGTTAGGATTTTACTATGAATTTGACAAAGATTATGTTTCCTATTTTGAGATTGAGAAAATTGTAGAAAATTTTGGCTATGTGAAGGGGGATGACTTGTTCTACTTGCTGCCACATAGATCAATTCAAATTGGTATTAGACCCCTTAAAGATGATAAGGACTGTATGGAGATGTTGGCTTGTTATGAAGGTAGGAAATGGATTGACATTTATATATAATCTAGTAAAAAAGGATCAGTCCCAAGTTTCGATTGTACCTAACAGTGAGTTAAATCAGTCGGCTATCACTCAAGTTCTGCATATACC
Above is a genomic segment from Elaeis guineensis isolate ETL-2024a chromosome 1, EG11, whole genome shotgun sequence containing:
- the LOC105038677 gene encoding trihelix transcription factor GT-4 isoform X1; amino-acid sequence: MSLLTLDQYLSQSVLPCFRSREDDGDEEEQGRRKSMYLSDKPRSGDYYKEDGRGMMIQVAGNGGLPPPQQQPMILADSSGEDHEVKAPKKRAETWVQEETRSLISLRREMDALFNTSKSNKHLWEQISAKMRDKGFDRSPTMCTDKWRNLLKEFKKAKHQAKGSGAAKISYYKELDEMLKERSKNAAYKSPPASKVDPYLQFSDKGPEDASISYGSVEGNGRSTLNVDRHLDHERNPLAITAADEVATNGVPPWSWRDTPTNGGDNHASYGGRVISIKWGDYTRKIGIDGSTEAIKDAIKSAFGLRTRRAFWLEDEDEVVRSLDRDMPLGTYTLHLDDGITIKICIYDETDRIPVRTEEKTIYTQEDFRDFLNRNGWKGLRELSGFRSVDTMDDLHPGAAYQGIRLLGD
- the LOC105038677 gene encoding trihelix transcription factor GT-1 isoform X2, producing the protein MSLLTLDQYLSQSVLPCFRSREDDGDEEEQGRRKSMYLSDKPRSGDYYKEDGRGMMIQVAGNGGLPPPQQQPMILADSSGEDHEVKAPKKRAETWVQEETRSLISLRREMDALFNTSKSNKHLWEQISAKMRDKGFDRSPTMCTDKWRNLLKEFKKAKHQAKGSGAAKISYYKELDEMLKERSKNAAYKSPPASKVDPYLQFSDKGPEDASISYGSVEGGDNHASYGGRVISIKWGDYTRKIGIDGSTEAIKDAIKSAFGLRTRRAFWLEDEDEVVRSLDRDMPLGTYTLHLDDGITIKICIYDETDRIPVRTEEKTIYTQEDFRDFLNRNGWKGLRELSGFRSVDTMDDLHPGAAYQGIRLLGD